CACAATCGTATTACTACTGCAACACGTGAACTCTCTCTTCCCACCCTTCGTACCAATGGAACGCTTTATGGAGGACGCCCTGCAGCAGGCTCGCATCGCAAACGACCTCAAGGAGGTTCCGGtgggctgtgtgtttgtgcgtacGGACGGCCAAACCGAAACGATCATTGCGCGCGGCTGCAATTTGgtgaacgaaacgaaaaacgcCACCCGGCACGTGGAGTTCATCTGCATCGATCAGGCGCTGGAGTATGCGCGGCAGCAGAACGTGACGCCGCCGGAAGCAATCTTCAGCACGGTGACCGTCGTCGTGACGGTCGAACCGTGCATCATGTGTGCGGCGGCACTGATCGAGCTGGGCGTGAAGGAAATCATCTACGGCTGTCGGAACGATCGGTTTGGCGGCTGCACCGTGCTCGATGTGCCCGGTTTGCTAAGCGCCACCGTCCCGATACGGGGCGGCGTCCGTGACGCGGAAGCGATGGAGCTGCTGAAGGAGTTTTACAAAGGCGAAAACCCGTCGGCACCGGTTCCAAAGCCAAGGGCTAAAAAGGCGTGACAACGAACGCTCCTGTAAGAAAACTGTAAGCAAAGCATTAGGATTAAGTTTTAGAATTATATTTGCTTCAAGAGTGTGAAATCACAAAGAATTTgtattaaatgaaataatactAAACGAAcgcatgtttgttttgtcaacTATTTTGTGTCATACGTGTGGAAATTCCACTTTAT
This is a stretch of genomic DNA from Anopheles merus strain MAF chromosome 2R, AmerM5.1, whole genome shotgun sequence. It encodes these proteins:
- the LOC121589577 gene encoding tRNA-specific adenosine deaminase 2, with the translated sequence MERFMEDALQQARIANDLKEVPVGCVFVRTDGQTETIIARGCNLVNETKNATRHVEFICIDQALEYARQQNVTPPEAIFSTVTVVVTVEPCIMCAAALIELGVKEIIYGCRNDRFGGCTVLDVPGLLSATVPIRGGVRDAEAMELLKEFYKGENPSAPVPKPRAKKA